The genomic segment CTGGCATGATAGCGAGGGCGGCTGGGTGGGGGTGCGCGTGGAAGACGAGGGCAAGGGCATCCCGCCCGAGCACCTCGGCAACGTCACCGATCCCTTTTTCACGACCAAGCGGGACGTCGGGGGCACGGGCCTTGGCCTCTCGGTGAGCTATGGGATCGTCCGTGAGCACCGCGGACGCATGGAAATCACGTCGGAAGTGGCGCGCGGGACGCGGGTGGAAATCCGCATCCCGGTCCTGGCCGGCGGCAAGGAAAACGGGAGCGCGGCCGTCGCCGCCGAACCGGAAAAGCGAGGAACCGATGGATAACGAGATTCCCGTCCTGATCGTGGACGATGAAGCGGAAATGCTGGACTCGGAGGCGCTCGCCTTGCAGATCAACGGGATCGAACCGGTGCTGACCTGCTCCGATCCGCGCGAAGCCATGGGCATCATCGCGCGTCATCCCGAATGCGTGGCGGTGCTCGACGTGACCATGCCGCACCTGGACGGGCTGGAACTGCTGAAGCGCATCGGCGAAACCTATCCGGACGTGACGGTGGTGATGATGACGGGCCTGAACGACGTGGGCACCGCGGTCCAATGCGTCAAGCTGGGCGCCTTCGACTACATGCTCAAGCCCATAGACCAGCAGCGCTTCCTGGCAACCGTGCGCAAGGCCCTGGATCATCGCGCCGGGCAGGGCGAAGCGGCCCGCCTGGCCCGCGGCCTTTTGGAAGATACGGTGGCCCATCCGGAGAGCTTCGAGGCCGTGGTGACGACCGAGCGGCGCCTACTCAATATCTTCAAGTACATCGAAGCGGTGGCCCCCACCGGCCTGCCCATCCTTCTGACCGGGGAGACGGGCGTGGGCAAGGAGCTCTTCGCCGGGGCCGTGCATAAGGCCAGCGGGCGCAAGGGGGAATTCGTTTGCGTCAACAGCGCCGGCATCGACGACACCATGTTCAGCGATGCGCTCTTCGGCCATGCGGCCGGCGCCTATACGGGAGCGCATAAGGAACGGCGCGGACTTATCGACAAGGCCAAGGACGGCACCTTGTTCCTGGACGAGATCGGGGACATGAAGCCCGAGTCCCAGGTCAAGTTGCTGCGCCTGCTGCAAGAGGGCACCTTCTATCGCCTGGGCCATGACGCCGAAGAACGTACCAACGCGCGCATCGTGGCCGCCACCAACCGGTCGCTGGGGGAATTGCAATCCGATCCCAGATTCCGCAAGGATCTCTTCTATCGCCTCAAGGCCCATCACGTGCATATCCCGCCCTTGCGCGAACGCATGGGGGACGTGCCCGTGCTGACGCAATGGTTCCTGGCCCGCTGCGCCGAAGAGCAAGGCAAGCCCAAGCCCACCGCTCCGCCCGAGCTGGCGGTCATCCTGGGCAACTACGCCTTTCCCGGCAACGTGCGGGAACTGCGCGGCATGGTCTACGACGCGGTGAGCCGCCATCAGGGCGGCGTCCTGTCCTGCGCCTCCTTCAAGGAGGCCATCGCCGGGAAGGACGGCGTTGAAACCTCCCGGGTCGCCCGCCCTCCCGAAGCCGACTCCGGGATCACTTTCCCCTTTCCCCTGCCTAACGCGCATGAATCCGAGCTGGCTCTCATCCGCGAGGCGCTCGCGCGCACGGGGGGAAACAAGACCCTCGCCGCCGAGATGATCGGCATGGCCCGCCAGACCTTCCGTACCAAGCTCAAAGAACTGGAATCAGCGGGCCCTGCCTAATTCCGGATCCCGGTTAAATCCCGGTCAGGCGCTAAGGCGCGCCGGGGCCGCGAGTTGCGCTTCTTTCCGCCCGGCCCGGCTGGAATTCATCCACCCCTTCGCAAGCCCTTTATCCCCCGGAACCGTCCCGAATGCGGCCGGATCGGCGCCGGATCGCGGGGTAACGCCGAAGTAACCTCCATGGCACGGCTCTTGCCATAGTCCTCTCCCGAACCGCGTCGGCTCCGCAGGCCTACGCGACGGTATACGGGGGACATATGGCGACTTCAGCGCTGCTCGGCACCGACGATACGACCACCCGGTCAACCCGATCGGGCGAACGGGAAATGGCGGACCTGGCCGACCTCGCCGATCTGGCGCGCGGCCTGTGCGGCCTCGCCGACGTGGCCGATCGATTTCCCGCGGCCCTGCCCCAAGTCGAACGCGGCTTCAAGGAACTGGCCGACCTCGCGCAGGAGTGCGGGGAAGCGCGCATCCGCCGTATCGCCATCGCCTTCGCGTCCATCCTCGGCAATGCCTATCGCGCGCCCCGGGAGGATTTGCCCTTCATCCTGGAAACCGCCGCCGCCTATCTGGAAGCCTTGCCCGGGAAATTGGCCCGCGCCCGCGGAAAGAAGGCCGCATGAACCCGGCCACCTTCGCGAGCCCATCCTTCCTCCTGCCCGCCGATGCCGATACCAGCATCCTGACCGATTTCATCATCGAAGCCTGCGAGCATCTGGAGTCTTCCGATCAGCATCTCCTGACCCTCGAATCCGATCCCGGCGAACGCGCCAGCCTGGACGCGGTCTTCCGGGCCTTCCACAGCATCAAAGGCGTGACCGGGTTCCTGGGGCTGGAAGGCATCAAGACCCTGGCCCACGAAGCGGAAAACCTGCTGGATCAAATCCGCACCGGCTCGATCAAACTGTCGCCCTCGGTCATGGACTGCGTTTTCGATTGCGTGGCCTTCCTGAAAGGGACGGTGGCGGACCTCAAGCGGGGCGTGGGCGAAGAGGACGATCGCCGCTGCCAAGCGGCATCTATCGCCTTGCGCGAACGCATCTCCGCTATCCTGCGGGGCGATGTCGCAACCGAATCCTGGACCGCATCGGCGCCGCAGGAATCCGAGTCAGCCGCTCCCGAGAGCCCAGACTCTCAAGCCGAGGTACCTCCGGTCGTAGTGGTTCAAGCAGAACAACCTCGGGCCGAAGGGCCGGAACCTACGTCAGTGAAAACCAACGCTCCCGCCATGGCCATCGCGCTCAAGGAAACCGTCAAGGTGGACGCCACCCGCCTCGATCGCCTGCTGGACGCCATCGGCGAGTTGGTGATCGCCGAGTCGATGGTGCTGGGCTCCCCCGAACTCAAACGCTCCCTCTCCCCCGCCCTGGTCCAGAAGATCGGGCAGCTCGACAAGATCACCCGCGAATTGCAGGAGATGGGGACCTCGCTGCGCATGGTGCCCGTCCGCCCCACCTTCCAGAAGATGCAGCGCCTGGTGCGCGATCTGGCCAAGCAAAGCGGCAAGGCTGTCGAGTTCGTCACCGACGGCGAGGAGACCGAGCTGGACAAGACCGTGGTGGAAAAGATCAGCGATCCGCTGGTCCACATGCTGCGCAACTCCCTCGATCACGGCATCGAATCCGACCCCGAGGCGCGCGTGCGCGCCGGCAAGCCCCGCACGGCCCGGGTGCGCCTTTCCGCCTTCCAGAAGGGCGGCAGCGTCTGCATCGAGATCGCCGACGACGGCCGCGGGCTGAACCGCGACGCCATCCTGGCCAAGGCCCGTGAACGCGGCCTATGGCGCGAGGAAGCGCCCCCTTCCGACAAGGAAATCTTCGGCTTCATCTTCGAGGCCGGCTTCTCCACGGCCAAGCAGGTCACCGAGCTTTCGGGCCGGGGCGTGGGCATGGACGTGGTCAAGCGCAACATCGAATCCCTGCGCGGACGCATCGACATCCAGAGCCGGCCGGGCGAAGGGACCACCTTCAGCATCTGGCTGCCGCTAAGCTTGGCCATCATCGACGGCATGGTGGTGCGCATCGGGGGGGACCGTTTCATATTCCCGACCCTCTCGATCGTCTGCATCGCGACCCCCGCGGCGGACGCCATCCATACCGTGCAGGGCCAGGGCGAGATGCTGCGCCTGCAGGACGAACTCATCCCCATCTATCCTTTGCGCGGTTTCCTCTGCGGCGATCGCTCCGGCGACCGGCGCCTCCTGGTGGTCGCCGAAGGCGAGGGACGCAAGGCGGCCTTTCCCGTGGACGAGCTGCTCGATCAACAGCAGATCGTCATCAAGAAGCTGGAAGAATCGTTCCCGCCCATCCCCGGCATCTCCGGGGGCGCCATCCTCACGGACGGCCGCGTGGGCCTCATCCTCGACGTCGACGCCCTGATGAAATTCGGATTCCAACCTTGAAAGGAGCCAATATGGCCGCCGGTAAATATCTCACCTTCCAATTAGGCAAGGAAGCCTACGGGATCGGGATCATGAAGGTCCAGGAAATCGTAGGCGTCATGCCCGTAACGCGCATGCCCAAACTGCCGCACTTCGTGCGCGGCCTGGTCAACCTCCGCGGCAAGGTCATCCCCGTCTTCGACCTGCGCCTCAAGTTCGGGCTCGAAAGGAAAGAGGATACGGACCGTACCTGTATCATCGTGGTGCGCCTCTCCCTGGACGGCAATGGCGCGGATGCTTCCGAGGTTACTCTCGGCATCATCGTGGACGAAGTGTCCGAGGTGGTCAACGTACCCGCCGATGCCATCGAACCCGCACCCGCCTTCGGATCCTCCGTGGACGTGTCCTTCCTGCTGGGCGTGGGCAAGCTGGGGAACAAGGTCGTCATGTTGTTGGACGCGGACCGCATCCTGCCGCGCGAAGAATTGCAGTCGGTCACCCAAGAAGCCGCGGTAGCGGCGTAAAGAAGGGCAATAACCATGTTCTCCAAATTAGGCCTTCGCGCCAAACTCTACCTGGGCTTCGGTACCGTCCTGGCCATCATCTTGTTCCTGGGCTCGTTCATCTACGCCAAGCTCGGCTCGGTGCGCGAGCTGGAAAAATTGATTACCGGCGATTGCCTGCCGGGCATGGCCGCCATGGCCGACGTGGAGGGCCTGGTTAGGCATCAGCACGACATGCTTCCCGAATACCTGCTCACTAAGGACGCGGAAACGAAGAAACAAATCGAATCCCGCCTGGCCGAAGCCAACATCGAGATGGATAAGTCCCTCGCCAAATACGAAGGCACCATCACGCAGCCCGAGGACCGGGAACAGTATTCCAGGATCGCTCCCGCCCGCCAGGCCTATGAGGAAGTGATCAAGGAAAGGATTTTGCCTTTGGTCAAGGCAGGCAAGATCCCCGAAGCCATCGCCGTCTACCTGAACGAGGCGAGGCCCAAGTTCGCCGCCTACGTCGGAGTCGTCGGGAAGCTCTCGGATTGGAACGCAGAGCACGGCAAGGATGCCGGCGACCGTATCTCGGTCGCCGTCAGCGGCGCCAACCGCGGCTTGGCCATCGGCCTGCTTATCGCCGTGTTCGCGGCCGCGGCCCTCGGTTTCCTCCTCAGCCGGTCCATCACCATCGCCCTCAAGGCCATCATCGAAGGGCTTTCCGCCGGCAGCCGGCAGATCGGCGCGGCCTCGGGCCAGGTGAGCCAATCGAGCCAGAGCCTGGCCGAAGGCGCCAGCGTGCAGGCCTCCTCTCTGGAAGAGACCTCCGCTTCCTTGGAAGAGTTGTCCTCCATGACCAAGCAAAACAGCGACAACGCGCGCCAAGCCAACGCCATGGCGGGCGAAGCCAGCGCCTCGGCGCAGGAAAGCCGCGTCTCCATGGAGCGCATGGGCCGGGCCATCGGCAAGATCAAAGCCTCCGCCGACGAGACCGCCAAGATCATCAAGACCATCGACGAGATCGCTTTCCAGACCAACCTCCTCGCATTGAACGCCGCGGTGGAAGCGGCCCGCGCCGGCGATGCCGGCAAGGGTTTCGCGGTCGTGGCCGAAGAGGTGCGCAATCTGGCGCGCCGCAGCGCCGAGGCCGCCAAATCGACCGCCTCCCTGATCGAGGATTCCCAGAAGAACGCGGACAACGGCGTGGCCGTATCCGGCGAGGTGGGACGCTTCTTGGGTCAGATCGCCGAAAAGGTCCAGAAGTTGTCCGGTTTGGTGGGCGAAGTCTCGACCGCGAGCGAAGAGCAGACCAAGGGCATTACCCAGATCAGCATCGCCGTGACTGAGATGGACAAGGTGACCCAAGGCAATGCCGCCAGCGCCGAAGAATCGGCCTCGGCCAGCGAAGAGTTGTTCGCCCAGGCCAAGGAACTTGGTGACATGGTATCGTCCCTGGTCGGCCTGGTGGACGGCGCTTCATCCGCCGCCGCCCGGTCCGCCGTGGCTTCTCCCGAGACCGCTTCCCCGCGCCGCGCCTCCGCCCCTATGCAAAGGCCGGCCAAGAAAGCCGACTGGTCCCCGATGCCTGCCGTCATCGGCAGCCGCAAACCCGTATCCGTACCGCGCGCCCTTTCCCTTACCGCCGAGGAGTTCTAACCATGGCCCTTCCTTCGATTTTCCGCGCGGCGCGTTTCGCCGCTGGCATCCTGGCCCTGGCCGGGCTCGTCTCCGCCCAGGAACCTTCCGTGATCCTGAAAAGCCTGGATCAGCTCGAGAAGCGCGTTTCCCGCGTCGAAGCCGAGCTGGGGCATCTCCGCAAGAGCGGTCCCGCGGCGACCGCATCGGTCCGCCCCGATACCGCCGTCGCCGCCTTGGCCGCGCGCCTGGATTCCTTAGGCGTCCGCCTCGGGCGTCTGGAAACGGCGCCGGTCGCGAAGACGGCGACTCCCGTTAAGCCTCCGGATTCCGCTGCCAAGGCCGTCGCCTCTTCCTTCGCGGCAGCCGCGCCGGAAAAGGACAGCATTGCCGTGCTTATCCGCGAAGTCAGGGCCCTCACCGCGGCCTTGAAAGCTGGTTCTATGGCTGCGGCCCCCGCCACGGCCGCCATCGCTCAGGCGCCGGCTAAATCCTCCGCTCCCTCATCCCTTTCCCCGGCCGCCGGCAGCGCCGTCCCCGCTCCGGCGCCGGCCGCAGCCCTTGCGCTCAAGGGCGATATCCAGATCCAGGGTGAACGCAAATTCACCGCCCAAAGCGGGCGCAACAACCTGGACGATTTCTGGGGCCGCTTGAACTTCGGCGCCGAATACAACGGCGACGATTTCCAATCCAAGGTCAATATCCGCATCTTCCCCGAGGGATTCGGCTTCGAGCCCCTGACGGGAGCGAGCTTTGACACCACCGGCCAGGGAAGCCTCAAGGTCCAATCGCAACCCAGCCCCCGCATGGTCATCAACCATGCCTGGGTCCGGTACACCACGGGGCCCGCCAAGGTGCGCCTGGGCCGCTTCGAGACCGTGGAAACCAAGAGCGACAATTACGGCAACTACGTGGACCTAGGGCCTTCGGGCGGATTCATGAGCCGCCCGGCGGTCCATAACGCCGTGGAAGCCACCGCCGCCGCGGGCCCCGGGAACGTTTCCGCCTTGCTGGGCGCGTCGGATACGAAACTCAACCACGGATTCCTCCGCATGTACGGGCGCTATCCGGTGGCGGCGGGCGTGGAGGCCACCTTGGGCTATCGCGCCAACCTTTTCGATCGCTACCACTATCCCGACGCGGAAATCCTGCAACGCTTCGATGCGGGCCTCTCGGCCGCTTTGCCCTCGGCCTGGAAGGCCTTCATGGAAGCGGCCGTCCTGCAAGCCGCCGGCCGCGCCGACGACACGCCCGTGTTACTGGGCATCCAGCACCCCGCCGGCAAGGTCTTCGACGTGGTTTCCCTGGAAGGGGAATGGCTCAACGACCGCAAGGCGGCGGGCAAGGATCGCCCCTGGCTATTGAACCTGCACGTCCGCAAATCCGCGGGCCGCCTGAAAGTGGACGCCGGAGCCTACTCCGACCCCGCCGATCCGGATTGGAACGCATTCAAGCTCGGGCTCCGCCTCACCTCCACCCTCCGCTGACGGGAATCCGTCGAAAGGAACATTATGGCAACGCATTCCATGAGCATCAAAAGCAAACTCCTGATCGGTTTCGCCACCCTTTCCGCCCTCATCGCCGTGATGGGATGGGGCGGCATCGCCGCGGCGCGGAACCTGAACGGGCGCATCGATACGCTCGGCTCCCGCAATCTCGTCGATCTCCGCGCGGTGATGGAAATCAAGGAATTCGAAGACGGCTGGCATCGCGCCTTGCTGAACAACGTGCTTTTCCAGGATCCCAAGCAGATGCAAGAGCAGGCCGACAAGATGAAGATCCGGGACGACTCCCTGAAGATCGTCCTGGGAATCATCCGGCAGCGATCAACGGGGGCGCAAGCCGAAGCGTTGGACGTGGCCGCCGCCACCTGGAAGTCCATCGAATCCGAGAAGGATGCCACTTTGTTCCTGTCCACGAGCGGAAAGAAAGCGGAGGCACGCGACTATTGGATCGAGAAAGGCCGGCCGCTGATCAAGAAGTTCGACAAGGCCCTCGCCGACGTTAAGACCGGCCAAGAGGCGGAAATCGCGGACTCGATGCTGAACTCGGCGTTGTTATATGCCCGCACCCGCTGGATGCTGATCGCGGCCGCCCTCGGTTCCGCCCTGGCCGGAATGGGATTCGGCCTTTGGTTGGCCTCTTCCATCAGCCGCGCCTTGAGCGCCGTCATCGCCACCTTGTCCGCCGGCAGCGAGCAGATTTCCTCGGCCTCGGGCCAAGTGAGCGATTCCAGCCAGAGCCTGGCCGAAGGCGCCAGCGTGCAGGCCTCTTCCCTGGAAGAGACCTCGGCCTCGTTGGAAGAACTGTCCTCCATGACCAAGCAAAATAGCGACAACGCTCGCCAGGCCAACGCCATGGCCGGCGAAGCCAGCGCCTCGGCGCAGGAAAGCCGCGCCGCCATGGAACGCATGGGACAAGCCATCGGCAAGATCAAGGCCTCCGCCGACGAGACCGCCAAGATCATCAAGACCATCGACGAGATCGCTTTCCAGACCAACCTCCTCGCATTGAACGCCGCGGTGGAAGCGGCCCGCGCCGGCGACGCCGGCAAGGGTTT from the Fibrobacterota bacterium genome contains:
- a CDS encoding chemotaxis protein CheA codes for the protein MNPATFASPSFLLPADADTSILTDFIIEACEHLESSDQHLLTLESDPGERASLDAVFRAFHSIKGVTGFLGLEGIKTLAHEAENLLDQIRTGSIKLSPSVMDCVFDCVAFLKGTVADLKRGVGEEDDRRCQAASIALRERISAILRGDVATESWTASAPQESESAAPESPDSQAEVPPVVVVQAEQPRAEGPEPTSVKTNAPAMAIALKETVKVDATRLDRLLDAIGELVIAESMVLGSPELKRSLSPALVQKIGQLDKITRELQEMGTSLRMVPVRPTFQKMQRLVRDLAKQSGKAVEFVTDGEETELDKTVVEKISDPLVHMLRNSLDHGIESDPEARVRAGKPRTARVRLSAFQKGGSVCIEIADDGRGLNRDAILAKARERGLWREEAPPSDKEIFGFIFEAGFSTAKQVTELSGRGVGMDVVKRNIESLRGRIDIQSRPGEGTTFSIWLPLSLAIIDGMVVRIGGDRFIFPTLSIVCIATPAADAIHTVQGQGEMLRLQDELIPIYPLRGFLCGDRSGDRRLLVVAEGEGRKAAFPVDELLDQQQIVIKKLEESFPPIPGISGGAILTDGRVGLILDVDALMKFGFQP
- a CDS encoding sigma-54-dependent Fis family transcriptional regulator, with translation MDNEIPVLIVDDEAEMLDSEALALQINGIEPVLTCSDPREAMGIIARHPECVAVLDVTMPHLDGLELLKRIGETYPDVTVVMMTGLNDVGTAVQCVKLGAFDYMLKPIDQQRFLATVRKALDHRAGQGEAARLARGLLEDTVAHPESFEAVVTTERRLLNIFKYIEAVAPTGLPILLTGETGVGKELFAGAVHKASGRKGEFVCVNSAGIDDTMFSDALFGHAAGAYTGAHKERRGLIDKAKDGTLFLDEIGDMKPESQVKLLRLLQEGTFYRLGHDAEERTNARIVAATNRSLGELQSDPRFRKDLFYRLKAHHVHIPPLRERMGDVPVLTQWFLARCAEEQGKPKPTAPPELAVILGNYAFPGNVRELRGMVYDAVSRHQGGVLSCASFKEAIAGKDGVETSRVARPPEADSGITFPFPLPNAHESELALIREALARTGGNKTLAAEMIGMARQTFRTKLKELESAGPA
- a CDS encoding purine-binding chemotaxis protein CheW, with protein sequence MAAGKYLTFQLGKEAYGIGIMKVQEIVGVMPVTRMPKLPHFVRGLVNLRGKVIPVFDLRLKFGLERKEDTDRTCIIVVRLSLDGNGADASEVTLGIIVDEVSEVVNVPADAIEPAPAFGSSVDVSFLLGVGKLGNKVVMLLDADRILPREELQSVTQEAAVAA
- a CDS encoding MCP four helix bundle domain-containing protein: MATHSMSIKSKLLIGFATLSALIAVMGWGGIAAARNLNGRIDTLGSRNLVDLRAVMEIKEFEDGWHRALLNNVLFQDPKQMQEQADKMKIRDDSLKIVLGIIRQRSTGAQAEALDVAAATWKSIESEKDATLFLSTSGKKAEARDYWIEKGRPLIKKFDKALADVKTGQEAEIADSMLNSALLYARTRWMLIAAALGSALAGMGFGLWLASSISRALSAVIATLSAGSEQISSASGQVSDSSQSLAEGASVQASSLEETSASLEELSSMTKQNSDNARQANAMAGEASASAQESRAAMERMGQAIGKIKASADETAKIIKTIDEIAFQTNLLALNAAVEAARAGDAGKGFAVVAEEVRNLAQRSAEAAKSTAALIEGAQKNADNGVAVSGEVGRFLGQIAEKVQKLSGLVGEVSAASEEQTKGITQISTAVTEMDKVTQGNAASAEESASASEEMFAQAKELGDMVSTLVGIVHGSGAQQSAEWRRPDSRSLPSAGSKPRSASPRPTAVKAPFSGKAASAGNAVRSQVPRTAGPAVANATGRDWEPANGNEKGTGKSNGKGRRPESVLPLTDEELRDF